In the Deferribacter desulfuricans SSM1 genome, TATAGCATTTATGACATTGATTGTCTTTATTATGAATTATACTCTAGACAGTAAACATGTATTAATATTTCAATCGTTATTTGATACTTTTTTAATCACTTACCTTATGTATCGCACAAACTTTTTAGATAGCCCTTATATTATATTTTTTGCCTTTATAATAGGTTATTTATCGTTTGTTTTCGGATATAAATTAGGTATTTTAGGTCTCTTAGAATTTATATTTTCTTCATTTGTATTATTATACATTTTTCAGGCTGATAAAAATATAAATTTTACTTATTTATCATATCAGTTTCAGTATATTTTTGCCTTTTTACTTATTTATATTCTAACTTCTTATTTACATTTCCTGTATAAGAAAAGACTTAGGGAATATGAAGAGTTACATGACATTCACGAATTGATTGTCAAAAATATAGGTATTGGGATCACATTATTAGATAATAACAATAAAATAGTATCGCTTAATGATGCAGGTAAAAAGATATTAGGTATCAATGAAAGAATTGTTGGTAAGAGCTTAAAACAGTTTGGTTTTGATATCTCAGAAGATAAAAGAGAAGATATTTTAGAATTTAATAATAAATTTATTGGTTATAGAGTTCAGGATTTTACTAATGAATCTAATAAAAAAGTTGGGAAGCTATTAATATTTCAGGATGTTACTGAGAAAGAAAATCTTAAAATTGAACTTGAAAGAAAACAGAAATTAGCAAATTTAGGTCAGTTTTCTACAATAGTTGCTCATGAAATAAAAAACCCTCTTGGTGCAATCAAAGGGAGTATTCAAATAATAAAGAAGCAAATACCTAATAAAAAGCTAGTTGATATATTAGAAAGAGAAATTAATAAGCTTGATATGATACTAAATAATTTACTTTATTTTAGTAAACCTGCTAAAAAGAGTAAAGAGTACATTTATATATGTGATTTTATTGATAGTTTTATAAATTATTTTAGAATTAATGAGCTTTTTGAGGAATTAACTTTTGATTTAGATTTACAAGAAAATTATAAAATTCTAATAACAGAATTAGAATTAAGACAGATTTTTTGGAATTTGATAATAAACTCTTATGAAGTAAAAAATGATGCAAAAATTGCTATTAAAACTTTCAGCGATGATAAGTATAATTATTTAATATATACTGATAATGGGCCAGGTATTTCTGATGAAATATTGGAAAATGTTTTAAAACCTTTTTATTCAACCAAAAAAAATGGCACTGGGTTGGGGTTGTATATAATTAGTGAAATATGTAAAAAAAACAATATAATGTTTAAACTTTATTCAAACTCAGAGTTTACAGGTTTTAAGATAGAATTTAAAACTGAAAAACTTTTTTAAATTATTTGTTTGTTAACAGGTCCTTGAGGGTATAATTTTTTAACTCTTTAACAAAATTATTTTTAATTTTTGCTAATACATTGTTTATTTTGCAGATATCTGATCTTTTACACACTTCTGGTTTGTCAATACATTCATTTATGTATACATCGCCGTCTATAGCTGTAACTATATCGTAAAGAGTGATTTCTTCAGGAGATTTACTCAACTTAAATCCACCTTTTTTCCCTTTTGATGAATCCAACAACCCGTTTTTGGCCAAAGTCTGTAGTATTTTCCCCAAAAAACTATCAGGTATATCACATATTTCAGACAATTCACTTCTCATGAAGGTTTTATCTTTATCACTTGACGCAATAAATAACATTACTCTTAATGCATAATCAGCTGCTTTTGTTAATTTCATAATAATTACCTCATATTAGGATTAAAATACTCTTTTTATCTTAATATGTCAAATTATTTTTTAATGAACAAAAGATATTACAATTGTCAGTTTAACTATCTAGTTGAAAAATATTATAAAAAAAGTTAGTATTATTAAAAGTAGACATCAATACTGGAGGATGGTATGCAAAAAATATTAGTTATTATAGTTGCTTGTTTTATTTTAGGATCTACTGTCTCTTGTGTAGCACCTGTAGTTGTTGCTGCTGGAGCAGGTGCTGGTGCAACATATAGTTTGACTGCAGATGGTGTATCAGATAATTTCCCAATTTCTAAAGAGAGAGCAGTGGAGGTATTTTCTCAAATAATAAAAAATGAAAATGGGAAATTGATTCTTGTTTCAATATCAGAGGGCAAAATAGACGCTGAAATTGGAAAGAAAAAAATATATTTTAGGGCTAAACCTTTAACATCAAACGCTACTAAAGTTGTAATTAAAGCAAGGAAGGGTTATAATTTATTACCTGATAAAGATACTGCTGTAGAGTTATTCAAGAAATTCGTAAAGGTTGTAAATGGTTAGAAATGCATTGATGACAGATGCTAAATTTATACAGGATTTAGTGAATAGTTATGCAAAAGATGGTATGATGCTACCTTTAAGCATAAATGAGGTATATGAAAATATTCTTAAGTATTTTGTATATGAAGAAGATGGGAAAGTTATTGGTTGTTGCGCTCTATATCCATCATGGGAGGATTTAGCTGAAATAAGGTCATTGGCAGTAGATAAAA is a window encoding:
- a CDS encoding RrF2 family transcriptional regulator, whose protein sequence is MKLTKAADYALRVMLFIASSDKDKTFMRSELSEICDIPDSFLGKILQTLAKNGLLDSSKGKKGGFKLSKSPEEITLYDIVTAIDGDVYINECIDKPEVCKRSDICKINNVLAKIKNNFVKELKNYTLKDLLTNK
- a CDS encoding sensor histidine kinase, with the protein product MIKTKNSKVSGSIFNLTLINNIILLIRLVIFYLIFLFTYFSNQVNFIVNELIILAIFIAFMTLIVFIMNYTLDSKHVLIFQSLFDTFLITYLMYRTNFLDSPYIIFFAFIIGYLSFVFGYKLGILGLLEFIFSSFVLLYIFQADKNINFTYLSYQFQYIFAFLLIYILTSYLHFLYKKRLREYEELHDIHELIVKNIGIGITLLDNNNKIVSLNDAGKKILGINERIVGKSLKQFGFDISEDKREDILEFNNKFIGYRVQDFTNESNKKVGKLLIFQDVTEKENLKIELERKQKLANLGQFSTIVAHEIKNPLGAIKGSIQIIKKQIPNKKLVDILEREINKLDMILNNLLYFSKPAKKSKEYIYICDFIDSFINYFRINELFEELTFDLDLQENYKILITELELRQIFWNLIINSYEVKNDAKIAIKTFSDDKYNYLIYTDNGPGISDEILENVLKPFYSTKKNGTGLGLYIISEICKKNNIMFKLYSNSEFTGFKIEFKTEKLF
- a CDS encoding DUF3568 family protein; the encoded protein is MQKILVIIVACFILGSTVSCVAPVVVAAGAGAGATYSLTADGVSDNFPISKERAVEVFSQIIKNENGKLILVSISEGKIDAEIGKKKIYFRAKPLTSNATKVVIKARKGYNLLPDKDTAVELFKKFVKVVNG